TACCGTGAACCCTCGTCATAATCAATCTTTTCTTTTTCACCATAGCACAGGCTATGATCGAATAGATGCTCTAAAACAGATTCATACTTATGTAAAGGATCATTATGAGCGTCAGAATTCCTATACCGTACAATGGAGTGCCAAGGGTGATAATGAGTTGCACACCTCTTATTTTCGTGCTAAGGATATTCCCGAGGCCTTAGATAAGTTAAACTTTGGCAGAGACCCCAATAGTTTAACCATCTTCAGCGTTGTATTAAACCCCATTAGCTAAGCCCTGAAATTTTGTAACTTCGACGGAAACAGGGTTAAAAATTTAGGGAGATTATGGAAAAACAACGACGAAGTGACGTACGGCAAAGGGCCAGACAAATCAGAAAAGCCCAGAAAGCAAATCTAAGTACCAAGGATTACTTGCAAAGGGCCTTGGTGGTGCTTATCATTTTAATCATTCTTGCTGCGGCACTATTTATTTACGAGAACTTAACCTAGGGGCATTAGCTTTAAATCGCTGTTAGGGCCTTTTTAAGAAATGTAGAATTTACACTTTTTCCTTTGGATTTAGCTGATTTTTAGTATATTCGAGTACTAACTAAACAGGGAAAGCTATGGAAGAAGTTACTAGAAAACGTTCTGACATGGCTCAACGAGTGGGAATTGTATTAATCATTGTGGCCATTGTTGCCGTAGCACTTTCGATCACATAAAAGGATTGGTCATTTCTATTTTGCTCTTGAGCTGATCGATTCGGGTTTTAATCCGAATGAAAAATTTATTCCTCTCTTTTTCAGAAATATTGCTGATAAGAGAGGATTTTTCTTTTTGACCATTCAAGTAAAGAGACATGCTTTCGGTAAGCAAGGGGTCATTAGTGTTTAAATAATTAAGACCCGCATAAGGAACGAAATAGAGTTTCTTGTTTTGATCCAATTCAGCCAGGATATGATTATCCATGATTAAGATTTCATGGTAATACATTTTGTACTCTGCAGCACTGAATTCTTCTGCATTACTGTGATGGGCTTTTTTACCGCGTAAGGCCTGGCGGTAAATCAACTTCATCATATCCTGATATTCATCACAAATGGCGATGGCCTCTTCCTTAGAGTTTAAGAGACCGGCTTCGTAATAGTATTCCAATTGATTGAGCAGGCTGAGGATGGTGGTATCGTTCCAAATCTCAACACTGTTGATTTTGGAATAGGCTTCCCAGAGGTCCTCCCCTAACTTAAGTAGATCCTTGGGGATCATATTAACCTCGTATTGGAAACTATCCAGTCGATCTACTCCATAGATAGACTTCAGCCAAACAAACATTTTAAAGGCACTTAGGCGAGGATAGCGGAATTGATAATAGATCGGGATATCCTTGGCCTGATATATTAACTGATGTGACTTATAGTTCTTAATACTGTGTAATTGTACTAAGCTATTTTGGAGATAATTCCGGAAATCATCCAAACTGCGAATAAAAGAACCCTTTTGGAAAACTACCGATTGATCACTTTGTCCAATCAAGTGATTTAATGGAATGCTGAAATGCCTGGCGATAACCACGGTGTCATTTAAGCTTAGGTCGGTAGTTCCACGAATTCTCCGGTAGGCTGAGTCCCGACTGCAGTGTAAAAGGTCGGTGATTACATCTACCAGGATTTCATGATCGCTAACGCGCTCACGTACCATATTGAAAAATAGGCGCTGGAAATTGTTTGGGTTCTTCATACTCTGCAGGGGTAAAATTATTATAAATCCTTGTTTCTGCGGAATTAAGAAGTATTCATATATGACAAAGCTGTATTAATTCGCGACAAAGTGCAGCTTAAATCCTGAAAAATGCAGTTTCTGCCCTCTTGTAGAAATTGCAGTTGCAGTTTTTGCCAAAGCCATTAATCAATAAAGAGTAAACTAGAGACGGAAATCAGCCTACGGATAAATGCTTATCTTAGAGCAGGGTGGGAGCTGATCAAATTAGTGGAGATGGCGGAACAGAAGACCTACAAAAGCTTAAAGGAGTTTTATCCTTTTTACCTTTCAGAACATCAGGATAGCACCTGTCGAATATTGCATTTCATAGGCACCGGATTGGTGCTACTTAGTTTTTTATCCTTTTTAGTGACTTTCAATTTCTGGTTTTTAGGCATTATTCCCTTTTTGGGATATGGCTTTGCTTGGGTGGGGCATTTCTTTTTCGAGCAGAATAAACCCGCGACTTTCCAATACCCAGCCTACAGTTTGGCTAGTGATTTTATAATGTTTTGGGATTTACTCCGTGGTAAAGAGTCATTCCATCCGAAGAAATAATCTCGATGTGGGACAATTTGGAAATATATTCCCGAAATGGGAATACAAACAAATAATTGAAAAACTTAATCACTTGTAAATCAGAAATATAGTAACTTGGCACCTTCTCTGTTAATTAATGGCATGTCTAAAAACCCCTAATGATGAAATTAGTAGCCAAAACTTCAATACTAATCGCAACTGCCCTCTTTTTCACGGCCTGTGAAAAGGATAATAATACGGATTCAGGTCCAACAGCTGTGAATCAAAGCAGCTCTACTTTGGATCTTAAAATTCCGGCCGGTTTCAATTTTGAGACTACCGAAAGTGTAAATCTTGATCTGAATATCGATCAGGCTCCTTTAAATGCCAGATACTTATTAAAGGTTTATACCGAGAATCCTTCAGTAGTAGCTTCTCCTATTTACCAAGCTTTCATTTCGAATGGTGCAAGCTTAAATACGGCTGTTACCATTCCTTCCGGATTACAGCAATTGTATTTGGTAATGCAAGCTCCAGATGGTTCAAGCTTCTTAACCATCGTTCCAAAGGCTAAGAATATTGCCCACACTTTCTATCGTTCCAAGAATAAAGCTCAAGTAGAGAGCTTCGGTAGTCCTGATTGTGTGAGTGGATGTGATCATTCTCTAACTCACAATAACTGGTGGGAAGCCAATATCGAAGATGATGTTTACTGCGTAACCGGTAGCTATAATGGCAACGGCGGTATTACCGTAAAAAATGGTGCTATCCTACGTCTTTGTGGTAGTGGTTCCATTCCGAACCTTACTTTGAATAAAGGACAAATTCAAATTGTTGCCGGTGCCAATGTAACCGTGAACAACTTCAACATCAATTCAAACAGCGATAATGAATTAGTAGTTTATCAGGGTGCAACCCTAACTATCACCAACTGGTTTTCGCCCAATGCTGATGTAGTAAACTACGGTACTATGAATGTTGCTGCTCTGAACCTGAACTCAGAAGCCAATCTTGAAAACCACGGTGACTTTACCGTTACTACCACTAACTACTGCTCATTTAATGGAGATGTAGATAACTATGGAACTTTAATCGTTTCTGGAAATGCTTCTATCAACAGCGGTTCCAAATTTGAGAACTATTGTGGTTTATACTTTAATGGAGACTTGCAGCATAATGGAGAGATTAAATGTTTCTCTTATACTAAGGTTGGTGGCAAGTGGACCATCAATGGTGGAGCTAAGCACGAAATGAAAGATGGTGCTATGGCCGTATGTGAGGATCTTATGCTGAACGGAAAAATCGAAGGAAAAGGAAGTACTTCTCTCTTCAAGGTAAATGATCGCTCGGATGCCAACTCTGGTGCCGAAATCAAGAAAAACCTTCAGTTCTGTGATATGAACGGGATTGAGAATATCGCTAGCAGCATCTTTAAGGATGGCGCTGTTGAAGGTTGTAGCTTGGTAATTCCTAGTGGTTCTTGTAATCCAGAAGGAAACGGTCAACCACAAATTGCTGATGCCGATAATGATGGTGTTGCTGATGAATTGGATGCTTATCCAAATGATGCCAGTCGCGCAGCCAACTCTTACTTCCCATCTGAGAATTCTTATGGTACGGTTGCTTATGAAGATTTATGGCCAGCTTTCGGTGACTATGATTTTAATGACTTAGTAGTGGATTACCGTTATCAGCAAGTTTTAAATGCGAATAATGAAGTGGTTGATTTGAAAGCTCGCTTTGTATCTCGCGCCATGGGTGGTTCTTTGGATAATGGCTTCGGTATTGCTTTAGATGTAGCTCCAAGCGCAATTAGCTCTGTAAGTGGAACTCGTTACTTTAACAATGTGGTGTCTACCAATGCAAATGGAACGGAAAGCGGTCAGTCTAATGCGGTAATCATTGTATATGATGATGCTTCTCAAGTACTTGTAAATACCACCGGTCAGGCATTTGTGAATACCGTTAGTGGTAACCCAACTGTAGCGCCTGATACTACTGATATTACCATCAACTTTAGCAGTGCTCAAACTGCTGCTTCTTTAGGAACTGCTCCTTACAATCCTTTCATCTTCGTAGATCAGACTCGTGGTCGTGAGGTGCACCTTGCCGGTGAAGCGCCAACTGATTTAGCAGATGCTAGCTTGTTCGGTACCCTTGATGATGATACCGATCCTAATAGTGCAGATGATACTTATAAGAGTGCCAACAACTTACCTTGGGCTATCCACGTAGTAGGTGGTTTTAATTACCCCGAAGAGCGAGTAGATATCTCTCAAGCCTATAATTACTTCAGTGTTTGGGCGCAATCAGGTGGTTCTTCTTATACTACCTGGTACGATGATCAACCTGGATACATCAATCCTTCTGATCTCTATCAATAGAATTAGAAAAGACATTGGATTCAAATAAAAAGCCCCGCTGGAAACAGCGGGGCTTTTTTGTGCTTGATAAAAGCAAATCTTATTTAAAAGCAGGGATGCCTGTTACATCCATACCGGTAATTAAGAGGTGAATGTCATGAGTTCCCTCATAAGTAACTACTGATTCGAGGTTCATCATGTGGCGCATAATGCTGTAATCACCAGTAATTCCCATGCCGCCTAACATCTGACGCGCTTCACGGGCAATTTTTAAGGCGATTTCTACGCTGTTACGCTTAGCCATGCTGATCTGCGCGCTGGTGGCTTTGCCCTCATTTTTAAGGGTTCCCAAGCGCCAAACCATTAATTGTGCTTTGGTGATTTCGGTAATCATCTCCGCCAATTTCTTTTGTTGCAATTGGAAGCCAGCAATCGGGCGATCAAACTGAATACGCTCTTTGGCATAGCGCAAGGCAGTGTCATAGCAATCCATAGCTGCACCTAAAGCACCCCAGGCGATACCATAACGCGCACTATCGAGGCAGCTCAATGGAGCACCTAAGCCACTGCGACCAGGTAAAATATTTTCTTTAGGAACCTTAACATTATCGAATACCAGTTCACCGGTAGCGCTGGCACGTAAACTCCATTTGTTATGAGTTTCGGGAGTGGTAAAACCTTCCATTCCGCGCTCCACGATTAAACCGTGAATTCGACCTGCTTCATCTTTAGCCCATACTACAGCTACATCAGCATAAGGAGCATTGGAAATCCACATTTTGGCACCATTCAGTAAATAGTGATCACCCATATCTTTAAAGTTGGTGATCATGCCACTTGGATTAGATCCAAAGTTGGGCTCGGTTAAACCGAAAGAACCTAAAAACTCACCGCTGGCCAATTTGGGAAGAAACTTGCGTTTTTGCTCCTCACTACCATAGGCATAAATAGGGTACATCACTAAGGAAGATTGAACGGAGCAAGTAGAGCGAACTCCAGAATCACCACGCTCAATTTCCTGCATCATTAAACCGTAGGAAATTTGATCTAAACCGGCACCACCATATTCCTCAGGGATATAGGGTCCAAAGGCGCCAATTTCGGCTAATCCTTTAATCAATTGCGTAGGGAATGCTGCTTTTTGAGCAAAGTCCTCGATGATAGGGCTTACTTCTTTTTTTACCCAATCGCGGGTAGCAGCTCTTACTAATTTATGCTCTTCCGACAGAAGATCATCTACGCCATAGTAGTCAGGCGACTCGAATAAATCACTAGCCATGAAATCAATTTTGAGCAAAAATAGGTATCCCGCTAAGAGAAATAAGCATATTTTTAGAACAAAATCTCTATAGTATGAAGAAAAAATACGCAGTATTACTCACTTTAGGACTAAGCGTTTTTGTTGCGCATCAGGCCTATACCAATGCGGGTGGGGCGCCATCCGGAAACAGTGGATCGCCCGCTAGTAACAATAATACCTGTGCCCGTGCCGGTTGCCATAGTGGTCCAGCCGCTGCAGGTCAAAGTATTAGTATTAGCACTGATATCCCCACCGCTGGATTTAAAGAAGACTCTATTTATCAAATTAGCATTACCGCCGATAATAATGCAGCAAGCTCAGATCGAATGGGCTTTATGGCTAGTGTAGAATCAACCTCTGGTCATGAAGGAAGCATTAGTATTACCGACGCTGCCCGTACCAAAAAAGCGGGAAGTTATATTACTCATACCAGTTCCGGAATCAGCGGAAGCGCAGGTACTAATACCTGGTCATTTGATTGGAATGCCGGTCAGGCTCCAGATCAAACTACCGTTTATGTTGCGGTTAATTTCACCAATTTTAATGGAAGTACTTCCGGTGATGTGATTGTAACGCAAAGCTTGAGTTTGGATAAAAACTTAGGTATTGGACAAGAGGAATTGGCAGTTCAAAAATTGGCGGCCTATCCTAATCCTGCTCAAAATGAAATCACCCTGGCTTCCGGTCAAGTATTGGAAGCACCATTCATGGCTATTGCCGCAGATGGTAAAATGGTGGAGCTTCAAGCGGAAGCCGATAACAATCAGCACGTGCGCTTAGATTTAAGTGAGCTACCAGCAGGTTTGTACATGATCCGCGATGCCCAGGGTCATCAAGTGCAAATCTCCAAGCTTTAAAAGTATCTTTGTCCCGTGGGGACAGCATTAAGTCACAGAGCCAGCGATTGGATCTTGATCATAAGTTTAGCGGCCGGAACCCTTGTGGTTCTGGCTCGCTATTTTAATGCTATGCGGGTAAATCAATTATTGCGCTTTCCCTGGCAATCGCAGGCCGATGAATTCAGCTTACAGTTTAATACTGGAAAGGTGGGGCTCAATGCCGATCGCCTGCTAATCATCAGTGCCTGGATATTTTTTCCCCTTCTAATTACCGCTCTGAAAATGAAGGGCGAAAGTGCGGCCATTCTCAATTACGATTGGGCGAGCTATTTCCGGATTTTATTGATTTCGGGCCTCTATCTGATCTTAAAATTATTGGTCGCCAGTGCAGTGGGTTATGCTTTTGAAAGAGAGGAAGAGATGTTTAAAGGGCAGAACCTGGCTCTGGCACATTTTACCTGGTTGGCCTTGGTGGGTGGGGCCCTTGCCTTTGTACTTTACTTTTTACCCTTAGGTTCTTGGCAGTTTTACCTTCTCCTTCTGCCGCTGGTCTTGGTTGGACTTATTTTCCTGATTCGTAGTGTACTTTATTGTCTGCGCATAGGCTTTAATACAAGCTATATTATTTTATACCTTTGCGCGCTGGAAATAATACCCTTGTTTTTCCTGTATAGCTTAGTTTGAAAGTCATCTAAGCTCTTAATATTCAAGGGTTAATAAAATTAGCTGCGCTGTGAAGGTAAAATCCATTCTGGTATCCCAACCCGAGCCTCAAACCGAAAACTCACCTTATTTCGACTTGGCGAATAAGTACAAGTTAAAGGTTGACTTTATTCCTTTCATTCACGTGGCAGGAGTTGATGTAGCTGAAGTCCGAAAGCAGAAAATCAATCTGGCCAATCATACGGCGGTAATCCTTACCAGTCGTAATGCCGTAGATCATTTTTTCCGTATTGCAGAAGAGATGCGCTACACTGTACCTAATGATTTGAAATACTTCTGTACTAGTGAAGCGATTGCCTACTATTTGCAGAAATACGTGGTTTACCGCAAGCGTAAGATTTACTTTGGTCAAAGTAAGTTTCAAGATCTCGTGCCTTTATTCAAAAAGCACAAGACCGAGAAATACCTTTTACCCACTTCCGATATTTTAAAACCTCAGGTTCCAGAAACCTTGGCTGAGTGCGGAGTAGATTATACTCGCGCCGTTCTGTACAATACCGTGAGTAGCGATTTGTCGCATTTGGCGGATGTGAAGTACGATATCCT
The Croceimicrobium hydrocarbonivorans genome window above contains:
- a CDS encoding DUF962 domain-containing protein, with the translated sequence MAEQKTYKSLKEFYPFYLSEHQDSTCRILHFIGTGLVLLSFLSFLVTFNFWFLGIIPFLGYGFAWVGHFFFEQNKPATFQYPAYSLASDFIMFWDLLRGKESFHPKK
- a CDS encoding LruC domain-containing protein; protein product: MMKLVAKTSILIATALFFTACEKDNNTDSGPTAVNQSSSTLDLKIPAGFNFETTESVNLDLNIDQAPLNARYLLKVYTENPSVVASPIYQAFISNGASLNTAVTIPSGLQQLYLVMQAPDGSSFLTIVPKAKNIAHTFYRSKNKAQVESFGSPDCVSGCDHSLTHNNWWEANIEDDVYCVTGSYNGNGGITVKNGAILRLCGSGSIPNLTLNKGQIQIVAGANVTVNNFNINSNSDNELVVYQGATLTITNWFSPNADVVNYGTMNVAALNLNSEANLENHGDFTVTTTNYCSFNGDVDNYGTLIVSGNASINSGSKFENYCGLYFNGDLQHNGEIKCFSYTKVGGKWTINGGAKHEMKDGAMAVCEDLMLNGKIEGKGSTSLFKVNDRSDANSGAEIKKNLQFCDMNGIENIASSIFKDGAVEGCSLVIPSGSCNPEGNGQPQIADADNDGVADELDAYPNDASRAANSYFPSENSYGTVAYEDLWPAFGDYDFNDLVVDYRYQQVLNANNEVVDLKARFVSRAMGGSLDNGFGIALDVAPSAISSVSGTRYFNNVVSTNANGTESGQSNAVIIVYDDASQVLVNTTGQAFVNTVSGNPTVAPDTTDITINFSSAQTAASLGTAPYNPFIFVDQTRGREVHLAGEAPTDLADASLFGTLDDDTDPNSADDTYKSANNLPWAIHVVGGFNYPEERVDISQAYNYFSVWAQSGGSSYTTWYDDQPGYINPSDLYQ
- a CDS encoding acyl-CoA dehydrogenase family protein codes for the protein MASDLFESPDYYGVDDLLSEEHKLVRAATRDWVKKEVSPIIEDFAQKAAFPTQLIKGLAEIGAFGPYIPEEYGGAGLDQISYGLMMQEIERGDSGVRSTCSVQSSLVMYPIYAYGSEEQKRKFLPKLASGEFLGSFGLTEPNFGSNPSGMITNFKDMGDHYLLNGAKMWISNAPYADVAVVWAKDEAGRIHGLIVERGMEGFTTPETHNKWSLRASATGELVFDNVKVPKENILPGRSGLGAPLSCLDSARYGIAWGALGAAMDCYDTALRYAKERIQFDRPIAGFQLQQKKLAEMITEITKAQLMVWRLGTLKNEGKATSAQISMAKRNSVEIALKIAREARQMLGGMGITGDYSIMRHMMNLESVVTYEGTHDIHLLITGMDVTGIPAFK
- a CDS encoding choice-of-anchor V domain-containing protein; its protein translation is MKKKYAVLLTLGLSVFVAHQAYTNAGGAPSGNSGSPASNNNTCARAGCHSGPAAAGQSISISTDIPTAGFKEDSIYQISITADNNAASSDRMGFMASVESTSGHEGSISITDAARTKKAGSYITHTSSGISGSAGTNTWSFDWNAGQAPDQTTVYVAVNFTNFNGSTSGDVIVTQSLSLDKNLGIGQEELAVQKLAAYPNPAQNEITLASGQVLEAPFMAIAADGKMVELQAEADNNQHVRLDLSELPAGLYMIRDAQGHQVQISKL
- a CDS encoding DUF4271 domain-containing protein codes for the protein MGTALSHRASDWILIISLAAGTLVVLARYFNAMRVNQLLRFPWQSQADEFSLQFNTGKVGLNADRLLIISAWIFFPLLITALKMKGESAAILNYDWASYFRILLISGLYLILKLLVASAVGYAFEREEEMFKGQNLALAHFTWLALVGGALAFVLYFLPLGSWQFYLLLLPLVLVGLIFLIRSVLYCLRIGFNTSYIILYLCALEIIPLFFLYSLV
- a CDS encoding uroporphyrinogen-III synthase encodes the protein MKVKSILVSQPEPQTENSPYFDLANKYKLKVDFIPFIHVAGVDVAEVRKQKINLANHTAVILTSRNAVDHFFRIAEEMRYTVPNDLKYFCTSEAIAYYLQKYVVYRKRKIYFGQSKFQDLVPLFKKHKTEKYLLPTSDILKPQVPETLAECGVDYTRAVLYNTVSSDLSHLADVKYDILVFFSPSGIKSLFENFPDFEQGNTRIAGFGNTTHKAIEEAGLTVNIKAPSPKLPSMTMAIEHYIKEMNKK